A region of the Emcibacteraceae bacterium genome:
GTCCACGGTTGGAAAAGCGTTGGAAAGTGGCGGCAAAGGCGACGTTATACAAGTCAAAAACAACAATTCCCAGAAAATAGTTACAGCCATAGTATTCGGCCCCAGTCAGGTCGAAGTTCATACGGAGCTCGACAATCTGGTGCTCCTGAATAATCCCTAATTCATAAAAAGGAACAGTTATGAAAAATTTAATCCTTACTAAAATAACACCAATATTGCTGATATTAACTCTATCCGCATGCGGTACCTTGGACAGGATCGGTAATATAGGCAGCGCCCCGGACCTAGCACCTATTGCAGATGACAGGGTTATTCCCCAGCAAGCCGTGGCAACGCCCATTCCAGTCACACGCCAAAATGCCGTCTTCCTTGAAAATAAAGGGAACAGCCTTTGGAGAACCGGTTCGCGTGCTTTTTTTAAAGATGCCCGTGCATCTGCTGTTGGCGATATTCTGACAGTTAACATTACGATCAATGATGCCGCATCCATTAACAATGCAACAACCCGAACCAGAGCCAATTCAGAAGATTTGAATCTGAATAAAATGCTTGGCTTGGAAACAATTATTCCTGATAGCCTGACACCAGGTGACCTTGTTAACACCTCTGGAGCCACATCAAATGTGGGGACCGGTAAAGTAGACAGGAAAGAAAGCATAAATCTGGTTGTAGCCGCGGTCGTTACGCAAGTGTTGCCTAACGGAAATCTGGTTATTCAGGGAAAACAGGAAGTAAGAGTTAATTTTGAAGTTCGGGAAATGACGATTATGGGCGTTATCCGACCAGAAGATATCAGCTCGACAAATACTATTGAACATACGCAGATTGCTGAAGCCAGAATTTCCTACGGCGGACGTGGTCAGCTGACAGATTTCCAACAACCCCGATATGGAAGTCAGCTTTTTGATATTCTGTTCCCCTTCTAATCCAAATAAATTGTGTCCGGTTAAAGAGAGACATCTATAACCATTGTTCCTGCACAATTAAAAAGGGCTGTAACAAAAAGTTACAGCCCTTTTTTCTATTTCGAAAATTATTTTATTTTTTAATTATCTCTGTGAACTTTTTCGTAATTCTCATGTTTTTCCTGAGACTCGATTGTCATTGTCGCAATTGGCCTTGCCTGAAGTCTACGCAGACTGATCGGCTCTCCACTCACTTCGCAGTAACCATATTCCTTATTTTCAATCCGCTTTATGGCTGCATCTATTTTCGTAATCAGTTTACGCTGGCGATCTCTCGTACGAAGTTCAACAGACCAGTCCGTTTCTGCCGATGCTCTATCGGCAATATCAGGCTCTTTAAGACTGTCTTCCTGGAGGTGCGATAAAGTTTCTTTGGAATCATCAAGGATTGATTTCTTCCAATCTACAAGCTTGCGGCGAAAATATTCCAATTGCAGGTCATTCATAAACTCTTCATCTTCGGAAGGTTCATATCCATCAGGTAATTCCACTGACATTGTTGCCTCAACTAATTTATGGTTACAAAAGTGGTGACAACCTACTTAAGTCGACTGCAAAATTCAAGCTATTTTATTTAAGATGTTTATGAAGAAATTGTGAAAGGAACCTTATGGTCCCTTACTTTAACATATCAAGCTTCGCCAGCTCGACTTTAGCTCTTAATTCAATATCATTTATAATTTGAACCAGATGAGGATCAAGGTTCTTTTCCCGCTGTATTGCCAATGCCTTAACAATATCGGTCAGGCGCTTTTTTGAAATCTGACCAAGCAGCAGTCCATGACGAATAGCTTCAAGATGCTCGATCAGACCTTCAGCTCTCTGAATGGCCTTCGTTTTCCCATCTGTTGCCGTTGGCATTTCCTGCAAAGAAAGAAGGCTGTTAACTGATGTAATCGGCGCCGTACCGCTCATCGCGCTTGACGCCTGGGTTTCCTCGGTATTCAGAGCTTTTCCGAAAGCAGCCTTATCCGCAGAAGACGCTGATTTTGCCCTCTTGATTCTGCTTGTCGTGACGCGATCTGTTCCTTTAACTTTCATTATTTATTCTCAATAAAACCCTATTTTCAATTTTCTGTACTGTGCCATTACTATAAGACATAATTCAATATCATACGAATGAATTATAAATGAATTTTTTAAATAATGCACCCGGCAATGCTTTCCGTATGACCCGGCAAATATGTTCCGGAAAAATCTAAAAAGCGTGCGATATTTATTATACATAAAAAAAGTTATTATTTTTCAAATGGATAAACAATAAATTTATTTGAGATTAATTGGCACGATTTTCGCATAACCAAGTATGAATTAATTTTTGTAAATTATTTATATGTGGAAATGAAATGTTATCACGATCAGAAAAACATGGCAGAATGCTGAAAAAGAATTATTTTTACAGCACCGTCAATTCTCTTAGATTTAAGAAACTCGTCCTTTTTATCATTGCGACGGTATTTTATCTGGGAACGGTACATTTCGCACAGGCAGAATCACGTATTAAGGACCTTGTATCGGTAGAAGGCGTGCGCGACAACCAATTGGTCGGATATGGTCTGGTCGTTGGATTGAATGGTACGGGCGATACACTTAGAAATTCACCTTTTACCCAACAAAGCCTGATTGCCATGTTGGAACGCATGGGTGTGAACACCCGTGATGCGGTGATGAAATCAGTCAACACGGCTGCCGTCATGGTTACCGCAAATCTTAATGCATTTTCACGTGTCGGCTCACGCGTTGATATCAGCGTTAGCTCAATTGGTGATGCCCAGGATCTTCGTGGTGGAACCTTGATTGCAACCCCCCTACTTGGTGCCGATGGTGAAGTTTATGCCGTTGCCCAGGGTTCAATACAAATTTCCGGTTTTACAGCAGGTGGCAATGCCGAAACAATTACGCAAGGCGTGCCAACCGCCGGCCGTATTCCCAATGGTGGCCTTATTGAAAAAGAACTTAATTATGCACTGAATAATAATGACACTCTTAATTTGGCCTTAAGAAGTCCGGATTTTACCACTGCGCGCCGCATTACCACTGCCATTAATAATTTTATGGGTCAGAATGTTGCATTGCCTCTGGATCCTGCGACCATCGAAGTATCAATTCCACAAGGTTATTCGGGCAGCATGTTTTCATTTCTGACCGATATTGAGCAATTGAATGTAACACCGGATCAGTTGGCAAAAGTTGTCGTAGATGAAAGATCCGGCATTATCGTCATTGGTAAGGAAGTAAAAGTCAGTGAAGTTGCAATTGCCCAAGGCAATCTCACCATACGTGTAACTGAAACACCACAAGTTTCGCAGCCAGCTCCATTTACCCAAACACCCAACGCCCAAACCCAGGTAGTTCCAAGAACAGAGGTCACCGTTGAAGACGATGAAACCGGCAAGAAATTTGCGATTTTGGAAGAAGGTGTCAATTTACAGGATCTGGTTGATGGGCTTAACGCATTGGGAATTAATCCACGCGATATGATCGCCATATTGCAGGCACTGAAAGTGTCCGGCGCACTCCATGCTGAAATTGAGGTGATGTAAAATGGATACGTCACTCTACCAGTCCGTGATCATAGGCGGGTCAAAAAACCAGATTAAACCTGCTCCTCATGCAGAGCCTAAAACGCCGGACGAAATTAAGGCAAAACGGGCTGCCGATGAATTTGAGGCTATCTTTATTTCACAAATGCTGAAAAGCATGTCCATTGGCGTAAAAACAGATGGGCCATTTGGTGGCGGTCAAAGTGAGGAAATTTATAGAGAACTTATGAATGAACAAATGGGCAAAACCATTTCCCGCCAGGGGGGAATTGGGATGTCAGATGAAATATACAGGGAAATTTTAAAAAACCAGGAAGTGAGTAAATAGTCATGCAAAACCTATCTCATAATGAAGCTCCTGTCGTAACATTGATTGAAATTACAAAGAGCCTTACGTCCATATTAAAAGAAGAAATGGACTGCCTTAAAAGCAGCAGGCCTTCTGAAATCGCAAAATTTCAGAAACAAAAAAATATTTTAACAGCGTCTTATCAGAAAGAACTGAACGATATTAAATTAAATGGCGGCCTCGCATCTGCCGGCAGCGGGAATATTGTCCGAACCCTTAAAATTGAAAGCAGGGAATTTCAAAAAACTCTTGAAAAACACCATAGGTTTATAAAAGCGAAAAAAAACCTGTCGGAACAGATGATCAAGGATATCAGTGCAGAAATCGCCAGTCAGTCCGGACGCGGTCATAAATATGGCAGAGATGCAAAAATGGCATCCACTTCCACAGCAGCAAAAACCACATCACTGGCCATAAACCAGACTATATAAACTATAAAATTCTACCACTAAACAGATCTAAAACTCCTCCGGATTGCATCAAAAATCGGGGGATTTTTTTTACAACTTATGAGTCAATAAAACTTTACACTGCAATCCTTTCCTTGTTCCTCGGAATCTTTTTCCCCACTCCTGGCATCCAATTAGTAATCTGTAATTTTATTGTTATATTTCAATAAGTTATAAAAATAAAATCTTTGGCACGCTTATTGCTTATTAGGGAGTAAATACCCCAAATAGGTATTTAATTTGTCAGAATGAAAACCATAGAGGAGAGCAAAAATGGGCTTTTCAGTTAATACAAACGCTAGTGCCTTAAGCGCATTGCAGAACCTGAACTCGACAACAAATAGTTTAGACAGTGTTCAAACAAGAATTAATACAGGATTGAGAATTTCCAGCGCTAAGGATAATGCCGCTGTCTACTCGATTGCACAACAGCTTCGTGCCGATTTGCGGGGTTATAATGCTGTAAAACAAAGTCTGGACCGCTCAATCAGTACAATTGATATCGCCCTTGCGGCAGCTGAATCAATTTCTGATCTGCTCATTGAAATGAAGGAAAAAGCGGTTGCTGCCGCTGATGCCGGACTTGATGATGACAGTCGTACAGCACTTGCACAGGATTTCGAAGCGCTGCGCGACCAGATTACCACCATTACTGCAAATGCTGAATTTAACGGTACAAACCTTATTGATGCTGGCGCAGATATTATTGTTGCTATTACAAGCCCGGATGCTGTTCAGAAAATTTCCATTGCCCACGAAAGCCTGACACTTGGCGGTGGAAATATCACGATTACAGCCGGCCAAACTGTTTCCACCCTTGCAACGGCTGTTTCTGCAGTAGCTGACGTAACAGCATCGCTCGCTGCCGTAAACGCCGTACTTACAAGGCTGGGAGCCGGTGGCAAAACACTGGAAGCCCAGCGCACATTTGCGACTAAAATCTCGGATACAATTGAAGTGGGTATCGGCAATCTTGTCGATGCTGACCTTGCCCGAGAGAGCGCGCGACTGCAATCGCTTCAGGTGAAACAGCAACTTGGTGTACAGGCACTTTCCATTGCCAATGCCGCCCCAAAATCAATTTTGAATCTCTTTGGTGGTTAATAAAAACCATAAAAGGGCATTCTGACGAAAGACAGAAGGTTGATTTAAAAATCAACCTTCTGATCTTTAAGTCAAATAAGCGTAAAATAATTTCAAAGAAAATTTTTTAATTTATATTTTAGCCAACAGTTCTTTAAAAGCTTCGTTCGTAAGCCATTCGGTATTATTATCGCTTGTATATTCGAAGCCTTCCCCCACCTGAGTAGCCCCCATATCATCATAAGCCTTATCCGTCCAGAAGGTAAATTGTGGTTTGATGATATAGCGGTCATCAAGCTCAATCGTCTGTCTGCCGTCATCTTTGGTAATCATGATTTCATGAAGTTTTTCACCGGGACGAATACCGATTTCCTTTTGCGGCAAATCCGGTGCCAGGCTTCTGGCCATATCGGTAATTTTCATACTTGGAATTTTCGGAATATATATTTCGCCGCCCTGCATCATTTTAAGACTGCTGAGCACGAAATTTACACCCTGCTCCAAAGTAATCCAGAATCTCGTCATTCTCATATCGGTGATCGGTAAATGCTCTGCCCCCTGCTCAATCATATTTCTGAAAAAAGGAATGACGGACCCTCTTGAACCAAAAACATTCCCATATCTTACCACAGAGCAGGAAAAATCCTGAGACCCGGCCAAACTGTTGGCTGCAACAAAAATCTTGTCCGATGCAAGCTTTGAAGCACCATAAAGATTTAATGGACTTGCCGCTTTATCGGTGGAAAGGGCCACAATCTTTTTAACCCCACAGGCAATGGCCGCCTCTGCGACATTTTCTGCACCCAGTATATTGGTTTTTATACATTCAAACGGGTTATATTCTGCGATCGGAACATGTTTTAATGCCGCAGCGTGAATCACATAATCAACACCCCGAAGTGCCATCAAAAGACGCTTCTGGTCACGGACGTCACCGATAAAAAAGCGCAGACATGAAAATCTTGGGTGACTTTTAAACCGCTGTTCCATTTCAAACTGTTTCAGTTCATCTCTGGAAAAAATAATGCAGCGACGTAATTTTACGTCATCCAGAAATTTTTTTACCAGTTTTTTCCCAAAGGATCCTGTCCCCCCGGTGATCAGTACCGATTTGCCTTCAAGATAGGAAAGGTCTGTTTCAAAGTCTCTCATTAATTATATCCAAGAAATATTTAGTAATTATCGCTGTAGCTTACATGAAAAATCATATATAACAAAGCTTTAATAGTGTTTTTATAAGCCTTTTTCTGCTATAAATGGCAAAAATAGAGGAAATATTAAAATGGCGAATATTGCCCTTATACCAGCAAGAGGGGGAAGTAAAAGAATTCCCGGAAAGAATATTCGTAATTTTTTAGGCAAGCCTATTATTGCCTATTCAATCGAAGCCGCAAAAAAAAGTAATTGTTTTGATCGGATCATCGTTTCAACCGATTGTCCTGAGATCAAAAAAGTCGCATTGGCGGCTGGTGCCGAAGTACCCTTTGACCGTCCAGCAACGATTTCAGACGATTATGCCACCACAAATGATGTGATAAAACATGCCGTTAACTGGTTGAAAAATAATAATATTTCTATTGATCTTCTGTGCTGCATATATGCAACCGCGCCTTTTATCAGGGAAAAAGATATTAAATTAGGCCTTGATTATTTGGAAAAAAACAAGGATGCCGACTTTGCCTTATCAGTCACCAGTTTTCCTTTTCCCATCCAGCGAGCTATAAAAATTAATGAGGGAAGAATTGAAATGTTCTCACCTGAATATTTATTGACCCGTTCACAGGATCTTGAGGAAGCCTATCATGATGCCGGGCAGTTTTACTGGGGCAGACCGGACGCTTTTCTTGCCGATGTCCCCTTTTTTTCAAAAGCATCAATTCCTGTTATTCTTCCCAGATATCTGGTTCAGGATATTGATAATGAAGAAGACTGGATAAGGGCAGAGCGCCTTTATAAAGCGAACTTACAATGAAAAAAATACTGTTCCGCGCTGATGCATCCATAACGATCGGAACGGGTCACGTCATGCGCTGCCTTACGCTTGCTGCGGCATTAAGAAAATCCGGTTGTGAAATCTTCTTTTTGTGCAAAGACCTGAAAGGCAATATGGCAGAAACCATAGAAAAAAATGGTTTTCAAGCTAATCTTCTGCCCTTAAGTAATAATAACCAAAACACAACCCACTCCACTATGTCTATCTGGTCAGAGGCTGATCAGACGAAAGACTTTGATGCCTGTAGACCGTTTCTTCAAAATTTTCAGCCGGATATGATAATAATTGATCATTATTCACTGGACCAAAACTGGCATAAACAGGCCAGAAACTATACAAAACACATATTTGTTATTGATGATCTTGCCGACCGCAGCCACGACTGCGACTTCCTGCTTGACCAGACTTATGGCGTTGACGAAAACAGATATAAAGATCTTGTCCCCATGCACTGTGTGAATTTTATTGGCTCCCAATTTGCTCTGCTCCGCGAAGAATATTCAGCTGGACGAAAAGCTGTTCTTGAAAGCAGGAAACAAAAAAATTCGATAGAAACTATTTTAATTTCATTTGGCGGCAGCGACCCGGATAATATATCTCTCCTTGCCCTAAACGCCTGCGAAATGCTTTATCCGGCAAAGAAATTTATAATTGACTTGGTGCTCGGCCCATCCAACCAAAATCAGGTAGAACTTAAAGAATTCATTGATAAAAGTCAGCTTGACGTGAGTCTACACATTAATACCAATAACATGGCCGATTTAATGATGAAAGCCGATCTGGCGCTTGGTGCCGGGGGAACAACCACCTGGGAAAGATGCTGTCTTGCTCTGCCCAGCATTGTGGTTTGTCTTGCTGATAATCAGCGCGATACCATAAATGCTCTGGAAAAAAAGGGGGCCATTATCAATGCCGGAAACGCAGCAGGCCTGTCAGCAAAGAAACTGTCAGAAATGATAAATGAGCTTTTTCAAAACCCTTCAAGAATAAATGTCATGCAACAAATCTCGAGTGAAATTTGTGACGGCACAGGAGCTGAGAAAATTGTTTCTAGTCTCAAATCCAAAATGGCTATATGATATCTTCCGGCAGGGGAATTGAATGAAATTACGCACAGCAACCATGGAAGATTGCAGAGACATATTTATCTGGCGCAATGATTTGACGACCAGACAAATGTCAATTGATACGGGAGAAATCAATTTTGAGAATCATGTTAACTGGCTGGAAAAAACATTAAAAAACAATAATTTAAGGCTTTATATTTTAGAAAGTGAGAATAAAAAAGTTGGCGTGGTAAGATTTGATCGTGCAGATCAGGACTTGATTGTTTCCATAAATTTAAATCCCGCGTTCAGAGGTCAGGGATTGGCTGTTAAAACACTTTCTATTGCAATTGACGAAATAAGAAAAGAATGGAAATTTGACACAATCATCGCAAAAATTAAATCAGAGAATAAAGCGAGCATCGCTCTCTTTGAAAAATGTGGTTTTGTCCAAAAAGAATGTATTAACAATATACTGATATATACAATGAAATGACCCAGAAATTTATTGAAATAGCCGGACGGAAAATTGGCCATAACTACCCTCCCTATATTATTGCAGAACTTTCCGCCAATCATAATGGATCAATTGACCGTGCTTTAAAATCCATTGTGGCTGCCAAGGATGCGGGGGCAGACGCCGTAAAAATTCAAACCTATACGGCTGATACAATAACCATTGACTGTGAAAGTGATGATTTCATGATCAATGATGGTGGCCTTTGGGATGGCTATAGTCTTCATAAACTTTATAAATGGGCGGAAACCCCATTTGAATGGCATCAGGCTCTATTTGATAAAGCCAAAGAGCTGGGCATTACACTTTTCAGCAGCCCGTTTGATCATACGGCTGTCGACTTACTAGTAAGCCTGAATGCACCCGCCTATAAAATTGCCTCCTTTGAACTTGTGGATATTCCGCTGATCCGGAAAGTGGCCAAAACGGGAAAACCGATGATTATGTCCACCGGAATGGCAGATGAGCAGGAAATTACACTTGCCGTCGAAACGGCAAGAAAATATGGTTGCGACCAACTATGTCTGCTTCACTGTATCAGCAGTTATCCTGCCCCTGTTGATCAGTCGAATTTAAGAACAATAGCAGATATTGAAAAACGTTTTGATGTCGTCGCCGGTCTTTCGGATCATACATTAGGCACGACAGTTGCTGTTTCATCGATCGCGCTAGGCGCGTCCGTCATTGAAAAACATTTTAAACTTGATGATGATGAAGAAGGACCCGATAGCGCTTTCTCGCTGACCGACAAGCAGCTGAAAATATTATGTGATGAAACAAAAAATGCGTGGCAGGCACTCGGCACGGCAAGTTATGATCGAAAACCTGCCGAAGAGCAGAATTTAAAATTCCGGCGGTCCCTTTATTTTGTTGAGGATTTGAAAAAAGGCGACATTATTACGGGTAAAAATATGCGCAGTATCCGCCCCGGATTTGGCATTGCTCCAAAATATTATGATGAAATATTGGGAAAAAAAGTTAAAACTGATATAGCCCGTGGTACACCGGTTAAATTTGAGCTGATAGAATAAACTGACATTTGGAAAGAATGAATATGAGTTATAAAACCGAACAGGAAGAATTTTGGGCTGGTGAATTTGGCGACGATTATATAGGCCGAAATCAGGGGGATGAACTGCTTGCCTCCAATCTAAATTTCTTCTCAAAAGCCCTCAACTCAGCATCCGGTTTAGATTCAGTGATTGAGTTTGGTGCCAATATAGGAATGAACCTGAGGGCTTTAAAGCTCCTTTATCCACATCAGGAACAGTTTGGCATTGAAATTAATGAGAAAGCCGCAACGGAATTATGCAGGTTTTTAGGTGAAAAGAATGTGTTCAACAGTTCAATTTTTGACTTTAAAATTAAAAAGAAGGTTACCCTCTCTCTTATTAAAGGGGTACTCATACACATCAACCCGGAAATGCTGCCTAATGTTTATGAAGCTCTTTATAATGCCTCGAACAAATATATTCTGGTTTGTGAATATTATAACCCCTCACCTGTGGAAATTAATTATAGAGGTCATGCCGAGAGATTATATAAAAGAGACTTTTGCGGGGAAATGCTAAAAACCTATCCTGATCTTAGGCTTATTGATTATGGGTTTGCCTATAAAAATGACCCGTCATTCCCTCAGGATGATATTACCTGGTTTCTAATGGAAAAAACCGGGTAAGTTTAAAATTAATAAATTTTATAACAAAAAACCTGCAGGAATAATTTTCATGCAGGTTTTTTATAAACTTATATTAATCATACTAAACTCTTTTTATTATGCTGTCTCATCGACAACAAGTCCCTCCGTTTCCCGGTAATAGGCAATGAGTGCCAGCACTTCCTCGGCGGGAAATTGGGATACAACTTCACCGGATTTTTTATCTACACTTTTATAAACAAACAATCCTGATTCACCATCAACATCAATACTCAATTTTGTATTTGCTGATTTCAAAGTGAGCGCTTTATTCAATATAGCTTCCGCCTGACTGACAAAATCACCCGCTTGTTTTGTATCTTTTTTCAGTAGGTTATTAATGGTTTTGGACTGTACCGCATTAGCAGCTTCCGGAGCCGCATCAGTATTTTCAGTGGCGGTGCCACCTACATTCCTTTTAGGGAGGGCAGCGTCCTGAATAACACGAGCAGCGGTTAAGCCCCCACCATATGTGTTAATTCCATCTACCATAATAATCTTTATTCCTTATCTGAATTGCTAAGTTGATGACTTTGGTGAGGTATAAAATACCCCACCAAAAATCAAATAACCAATTAACGGAATAGTGAGAGCACTGTTCCAGGTGCCTGGTTCGCAATAGACAAGGCTTGCAAGCCAAGTTGCTGTTTCACCTGCAGTGACTGCAAGTTCGCACTTTCACGAGCCAGATCAGCATCAACCAGATTACCAATACCAACTTCGATAGCGTCAGAAAGCTTCTCAATGAATGTTCCAACAACCTCAATACGTTTTGAACCCGCACCAAGTGCTGATAGTGAAGCATTCACAGTAGCAATCGCAGTAGAAATCGCTGTAACAGCAGCAAGAGCATTTGCAGATGTGTCAATAGACGTTGTTGCAAGTGCCAGAGTTGTTGAATCGATATCTTGTGCAGTAATCGTAATAGCATTTGCTGATAGACCATTCGCATCAACGATCGCAACGATATTATTAGCTTGAAGTGCATTCAATCCGTTAAATTGAGCATTTTTCACAATTGTATTAATTTGTGAAACAAGCTGACGATAATCGTTATTAAGAAGTCCGCGTGACGTTGCATCATTACCCTGGTCACGTGAAGCAACAGCTTTTTCTTTCAGTTGAACCAAAAGATCAGAAACTGCTTCCGCGCCGGCCAAAGCCACATCAACGGCACCAGTCGCACGGTCAAGACTTGATTTAACAGCTCTTAGACCACCAAGCTCGGCACGTTGTTTTTGTGCAATCGCAAAAACAGATGCATCATCCTTAGCACCAGCCACTTTAAGACCAGTGTTAATTCTGCTTTGAACAATATTTAATTGTGAATTTGTTTTATTCAGATTTTGCAGAGCAACGAGCGCACCTGCGTTTGTATTTACGGAAAAACCCATAGTATAATCTCCATTCTAGAGTATGTTACGGAGCATTTTGCTCCAGTTAGAGCCGAATTTATTTCAGCCAGTTATAATGTTAACAAAAATGTCTTTCTGACACCTACTAACCTGACCAAATTATTCTACAACCCTTTAACAAAAATTTAACAAGATTCACCTTTTCATTAATAAGTTCAATAAATCATATATTATAATGAGTTACAACTAAAAAATTAATATAGTTAACAAAAATTAACCATATTATACCTTAATTGAAGTCCCTGAATGTGGTGAAGATTCAGGTGAGTATCCGGTGGTCTGAGATGTATGCTGCTGCTGATTCTGTTCCTGCAGGGCCGCTGCATTTTTTTGCTGCATTGCAAGCCCTTCCATCACACTCCTGTTTACATCTATAAGCGCCTGGATATCCTCGTTTTCCCTGATAATTTTTGAGCTGTGCTTACCGACCCATATGGATAGAGATATTATTTGCGCCCGAAGTGTTTTTGGAAGCTGGTTTCCCTCTACCGCACAATCCGTGGCAAACGTTGACCACATCCGTCTGTTCCAGTAAAGCGCGTCATGCAATTTCTGATCGGTTTTTGCCAATCCTTTTGCATCCATCAGGGCGCGGGTTACGTCAACAAATAGTCGATATTCCGTTTGCTGCGGTGTTTCGGTTGTTTTACTTGTATTCTGGTAGGCATTAAGTGACATGTGCTAATCTCAGATTTTCATACTCAAATAATTTTTTACATTTCATCAGTGCTTTATAAAATTCACCTTCCATGACATCCTTGCTGATTGCCACACAAAGCAGTTTGGTTTCCGGGTCTTCTACCACACCAAGAAATTCTGTCATTCTTAGAACAAACTGTTCATGATATTTATTAAAGCCAGCTGGATCCATGTACATAAGCATGATGGGGAAATAGACATGTTTAACAGGTGTATCAACCTGCTCGGAAGGAAGAATGTCCTTTTCCCTAAGCAGGGACGCTTTATTTTGTAGCACCAAAGTTGAGCGCCGATCACCATTTACGATGACGGCTCCATTTACAACAAATTTTTCCCCGGGCTTTAACGATAATTTCAACGCCATTTTATTTTTTCTTCCTATATCCTGTATTATTAATAACGAGGATAATATACTTCTGTTAACCATTTCACAATTAAATGGTTAATATAATCTAAAAATGATAAAGAATATTTTATATAAATAGTCATATATTAATAAAAATAGCAATTACGGGCATTTAAATGACAAACAAGAGAAAAAAAATTTCGCCGGAACCTTCTCCTCCTAAAAATAAGGCTCAGTATATAAAACTCTTAAAAAAAGGCATTACGTATCACAGAAACTCTGACTTCATAAATGCAATTAAACATCTTAATAAAGCAATGGAGTATGATACTAAAAATTCTCAGTTATTCATGTTGCTGGCTGACAGCTTATTTAAAATCGACAATAAACAGGCCGCTTTACAGGTCATGTCCCATGCGCTTGAAGCAAATCCAGATGATCCGGCCAATGTTCTGGTTTTAGGGAATGCCGCTTATAATATGCAATTTTTTGATCTTGCTGCAAAAATTCATGCTCACCATATAAGACTAAGCCCCAATGACCCAATAGGGTATAATAATTATGCAACCGCGCTCAGGGAAGACGGCAAACTTAATGAAGCCATTTCAATTCTTCAGGATGTTCTACCCTTATTTCCGCAATCTGTCGAGCTATGGAATACATTGGGGTCCATTGTGGCTTTTCGCGACGGTAAAGAAAAAGCGATCGTATTTTTTGAGGAGTCCCTTAAACTCAATCCGGAAAATGCACAAGCCTTAAACA
Encoded here:
- the flgH gene encoding flagellar basal body L-ring protein FlgH; this translates as MKNLILTKITPILLILTLSACGTLDRIGNIGSAPDLAPIADDRVIPQQAVATPIPVTRQNAVFLENKGNSLWRTGSRAFFKDARASAVGDILTVNITINDAASINNATTRTRANSEDLNLNKMLGLETIIPDSLTPGDLVNTSGATSNVGTGKVDRKESINLVVAAVVTQVLPNGNLVIQGKQEVRVNFEVREMTIMGVIRPEDISSTNTIEHTQIAEARISYGGRGQLTDFQQPRYGSQLFDILFPF
- the dksA gene encoding RNA polymerase-binding protein DksA, coding for MSVELPDGYEPSEDEEFMNDLQLEYFRRKLVDWKKSILDDSKETLSHLQEDSLKEPDIADRASAETDWSVELRTRDRQRKLITKIDAAIKRIENKEYGYCEVSGEPISLRRLQARPIATMTIESQEKHENYEKVHRDN
- a CDS encoding flagellar assembly protein FliX, with protein sequence MKVKGTDRVTTSRIKRAKSASSADKAAFGKALNTEETQASSAMSGTAPITSVNSLLSLQEMPTATDGKTKAIQRAEGLIEHLEAIRHGLLLGQISKKRLTDIVKALAIQREKNLDPHLVQIINDIELRAKVELAKLDMLK
- a CDS encoding flagellar basal body P-ring protein FlgI, translating into MLSRSEKHGRMLKKNYFYSTVNSLRFKKLVLFIIATVFYLGTVHFAQAESRIKDLVSVEGVRDNQLVGYGLVVGLNGTGDTLRNSPFTQQSLIAMLERMGVNTRDAVMKSVNTAAVMVTANLNAFSRVGSRVDISVSSIGDAQDLRGGTLIATPLLGADGEVYAVAQGSIQISGFTAGGNAETITQGVPTAGRIPNGGLIEKELNYALNNNDTLNLALRSPDFTTARRITTAINNFMGQNVALPLDPATIEVSIPQGYSGSMFSFLTDIEQLNVTPDQLAKVVVDERSGIIVIGKEVKVSEVAIAQGNLTIRVTETPQVSQPAPFTQTPNAQTQVVPRTEVTVEDDETGKKFAILEEGVNLQDLVDGLNALGINPRDMIAILQALKVSGALHAEIEVM
- a CDS encoding rod-binding protein is translated as MDTSLYQSVIIGGSKNQIKPAPHAEPKTPDEIKAKRAADEFEAIFISQMLKSMSIGVKTDGPFGGGQSEEIYRELMNEQMGKTISRQGGIGMSDEIYREILKNQEVSK
- a CDS encoding flagellin, whose protein sequence is MGFSVNTNASALSALQNLNSTTNSLDSVQTRINTGLRISSAKDNAAVYSIAQQLRADLRGYNAVKQSLDRSISTIDIALAAAESISDLLIEMKEKAVAAADAGLDDDSRTALAQDFEALRDQITTITANAEFNGTNLIDAGADIIVAITSPDAVQKISIAHESLTLGGGNITITAGQTVSTLATAVSAVADVTASLAAVNAVLTRLGAGGKTLEAQRTFATKISDTIEVGIGNLVDADLARESARLQSLQVKQQLGVQALSIANAAPKSILNLFGG
- the pseB gene encoding UDP-N-acetylglucosamine 4,6-dehydratase (inverting), whose product is MRDFETDLSYLEGKSVLITGGTGSFGKKLVKKFLDDVKLRRCIIFSRDELKQFEMEQRFKSHPRFSCLRFFIGDVRDQKRLLMALRGVDYVIHAAALKHVPIAEYNPFECIKTNILGAENVAEAAIACGVKKIVALSTDKAASPLNLYGASKLASDKIFVAANSLAGSQDFSCSVVRYGNVFGSRGSVIPFFRNMIEQGAEHLPITDMRMTRFWITLEQGVNFVLSSLKMMQGGEIYIPKIPSMKITDMARSLAPDLPQKEIGIRPGEKLHEIMITKDDGRQTIELDDRYIIKPQFTFWTDKAYDDMGATQVGEGFEYTSDNNTEWLTNEAFKELLAKI